A stretch of the Armatimonadota bacterium genome encodes the following:
- a CDS encoding DUF2089 domain-containing protein translates to MINRLIGRCPVCGDDLEVVRLECGRCHTAVEGRFALTKLARLDDEQLRFVETFLRVRGNIKEMERELGVSYPTVRSRLDAVLQAMGYAVEPARDVEHAQRRREILDQLQAGKIGADEAIRLLQRRR, encoded by the coding sequence GTGATCAATCGCCTGATCGGGAGGTGTCCGGTCTGCGGTGACGATCTGGAGGTCGTCCGCCTCGAGTGCGGGCGGTGTCACACCGCGGTCGAGGGCCGCTTCGCGCTGACCAAGCTGGCTCGGCTGGACGACGAGCAGTTGCGGTTCGTCGAGACCTTCCTGCGCGTGCGTGGCAACATCAAGGAGATGGAGCGCGAACTGGGAGTCTCGTATCCCACGGTCCGTAGCCGGCTGGACGCCGTGCTGCAGGCGATGGGCTACGCGGTCGAGCCCGCCCGAGACGTGGAACACGCACAAAGACGCCGGGAGATCCTCGACCAGTTGCAGGCGGGCAAGATCGGTGCCGACGAAGCGATCCGGCTGCTGCAGCGACGGCGATGA
- a CDS encoding DUF4097 family beta strand repeat-containing protein, giving the protein MSDERLMVLKMLRDGKVSVEEAEALLEALGEEGLGAAPAGDSTEEGQRRAHQDQATEASGARRGPGPGRGWEGRVGPSWASLGREVAEAVREAVADIGPSVGEALRRLKEEIKGGGVVSASALVQGLFGLASAADEVGLSHPLGPGGRLRVRNPRGDVRIERSPDTQVHVQARRQAWFRDEQTARSLLDRIEVRLRPQDGDAVVEVGADPGVRFRVDLVVRVPDGAPVAVDVDSGDVRADGLAADLEVEIKSGDLEIGSHRGAIRGSVNSGDVQIRKAAACVLRVLSGDFGAEEVAGRVDLYVASGDARIGRVGGELVAQVLHGDLAAGHVVGHAQLKVMSGDAEVGECSGDVEALVYSGDLKLGVRGSRSTRAKAMSGDVEVRIVALPSDAEVALETVSGDVDLLIAPGVDARVSAQTRSGQVDWSIPAQIVQRSRAAVEGVVGSGQATVSIHALAGDISVREAT; this is encoded by the coding sequence ATGAGTGACGAACGCCTGATGGTGCTCAAAATGCTGCGCGACGGCAAGGTCTCGGTCGAAGAGGCGGAGGCCTTGCTGGAGGCGCTGGGCGAGGAGGGGCTGGGCGCGGCACCGGCCGGGGACAGCACCGAGGAGGGGCAACGGCGGGCGCACCAGGATCAGGCCACGGAGGCGTCCGGCGCCCGGCGTGGCCCGGGGCCGGGTCGCGGCTGGGAGGGGCGGGTCGGCCCGAGCTGGGCGTCGTTGGGGCGTGAGGTCGCCGAGGCGGTGCGCGAGGCTGTGGCGGACATCGGCCCCTCGGTGGGCGAGGCGCTGAGGCGGCTGAAGGAGGAGATCAAGGGCGGGGGCGTGGTTTCGGCATCCGCACTGGTACAGGGCCTGTTCGGGTTGGCGTCGGCCGCCGACGAGGTTGGCCTGTCGCATCCGCTCGGCCCCGGCGGACGCCTGCGGGTGCGCAACCCGCGCGGAGACGTGCGCATCGAGCGCTCCCCCGACACACAGGTGCACGTGCAGGCCCGCAGGCAGGCGTGGTTCCGGGACGAGCAGACCGCCCGGTCTCTGCTCGACCGTATCGAGGTCAGGCTCCGACCGCAAGACGGCGACGCCGTCGTCGAGGTCGGCGCCGACCCCGGAGTTCGGTTTCGGGTGGACCTCGTCGTGCGCGTCCCCGACGGGGCGCCCGTCGCAGTCGACGTCGACAGCGGCGACGTGCGGGCGGACGGTCTAGCGGCCGACCTCGAGGTCGAGATCAAGAGCGGAGACCTCGAGATCGGCTCCCACCGCGGAGCCATCCGCGGATCCGTCAACAGCGGGGACGTGCAGATCCGGAAAGCGGCCGCGTGTGTGCTGCGGGTCCTCAGCGGAGACTTCGGTGCCGAGGAGGTCGCCGGCCGTGTCGACCTGTACGTGGCCAGCGGCGACGCGCGGATCGGACGGGTCGGCGGGGAGCTGGTCGCGCAGGTGTTGCACGGAGACCTGGCGGCCGGCCACGTCGTGGGCCACGCCCAGCTGAAGGTGATGAGCGGGGACGCGGAGGTAGGGGAGTGCTCGGGCGACGTGGAGGCGCTCGTCTACAGCGGCGACCTCAAGCTGGGCGTGCGCGGATCCCGATCGACCCGGGCGAAGGCGATGTCCGGGGACGTGGAGGTGCGCATCGTCGCACTGCCCTCCGATGCGGAAGTAGCGCTGGAGACGGTGTCGGGAGACGTCGACCTACTGATCGCTCCGGGCGTCGACGCGAGGGTCAGCGCCCAGACCCGAAGCGGTCAGGTGGACTGGTCGATCCCCGCACAGATCGTCCAGCGGTCCCGGGCCGCGGTGGAGGGCGTCGTCGGATCGGGCCAGGCCACGGTGTCGATCCACGCCCTAGCTGGCGACATCTCCGTCCGCGAGGCGACCTGA
- a CDS encoding ATP-binding cassette domain-containing protein translates to MINAIELHDVRKEYPKRRQGVWPFRGGGPQTLTAVDGVTLHVPQGEFFGLLGPNGAGKTTIVRMICTLLEPTSGTVRVLGYDAVRRPADVRARLGAVLTGERSVYWKLSGRENLEYFAALYGVPPRQTRGRIEEVLSRVDLADRADELVERYSHGMRQRLILARALLPDPPLLVLDEPTIGLDPQAARNLRDLLRELHRAGKTVLLTTHYMEEADQLCQRVGIIDRGRIIALDTPVNLKRGLSGTKAIELEAVGGDGSAARALRAIPGVEQVAHDQGAEGVVRYRVLAAHPRAVLASAVGAVSADGARLQHVRVAEPTLEDVFLALTGRTLREEVA, encoded by the coding sequence ATGATCAACGCGATCGAACTGCACGACGTGCGCAAGGAGTACCCGAAACGCCGGCAGGGCGTGTGGCCCTTCCGCGGGGGCGGACCCCAGACCCTCACCGCCGTGGACGGCGTGACGCTGCACGTCCCGCAGGGCGAGTTCTTCGGCCTGCTGGGCCCCAACGGCGCCGGCAAGACCACCATCGTGCGGATGATCTGCACGCTGCTGGAGCCGACGTCCGGCACCGTGCGCGTGCTCGGCTACGACGCAGTGCGCCGGCCCGCCGACGTGCGCGCCCGCTTGGGGGCCGTCCTCACCGGCGAGCGGTCGGTGTACTGGAAGCTGAGCGGGCGCGAGAACCTCGAGTACTTCGCGGCCCTGTACGGCGTCCCGCCGCGACAGACCCGCGGCCGCATCGAGGAGGTGCTGAGTCGTGTGGATCTGGCGGACCGGGCCGACGAACTCGTGGAGCGCTACTCCCACGGGATGCGCCAGCGCCTCATCCTGGCCCGCGCCCTGCTGCCGGATCCGCCCCTGCTGGTCCTGGACGAACCGACCATCGGCCTCGATCCGCAGGCCGCACGGAACCTGCGCGATCTGCTGCGGGAACTGCACCGGGCTGGCAAGACCGTCCTGCTGACCACGCACTACATGGAAGAAGCTGACCAGCTCTGCCAGCGCGTCGGCATCATCGACCGCGGGAGGATCATCGCGTTGGACACCCCCGTCAACCTCAAGCGCGGCCTGAGTGGCACGAAGGCGATCGAACTGGAGGCGGTGGGCGGGGACGGATCGGCCGCGCGGGCCCTGCGGGCGATCCCGGGGGTCGAGCAGGTCGCACACGACCAGGGTGCCGAAGGCGTCGTGCGGTACCGGGTGCTCGCCGCCCACCCCCGGGCCGTGCTCGCCTCCGCGGTGGGTGCGGTCAGCGCCGACGGTGCCCGTCTGCAGCACGTGCGGGTCGCAGAGCCCACGCTGGAGGACGTGTTCCTGGCGCTGACAGGACGGACCCTGCGGGAGGAGGTCGCGTGA
- a CDS encoding ABC transporter permease, whose amino-acid sequence MSALRVVGATALREWRMWLRYPLFVAAFFLWPVLFGFGLVFTARALAGPEGAAAGFLSSAGTADYATFLALGTATWMILNWSLWVLGMSLRQEQWRGTLEAVWATPAPISLVMLGWAVASSAGSLVGFAVTFLQFDLLLGASWRGNALGVAVVLAASMPALYGFGVLFASLVLWAKEAQAAVFFVRGVFTICAGITYPLSMLPQQMQAFAWWLPMTHMVEGVRLAGLHGAALPELLPTVGVLLAFGAVLVVLGQRALAWCDRRVKTLGTTGVF is encoded by the coding sequence GTGAGCGCGCTGCGTGTGGTCGGCGCCACGGCGCTGCGCGAGTGGCGGATGTGGCTGCGCTACCCGCTGTTCGTGGCGGCGTTCTTCTTGTGGCCGGTGCTGTTCGGTTTCGGTCTGGTGTTCACTGCGCGCGCATTGGCCGGCCCCGAGGGCGCGGCCGCCGGCTTCCTCTCCTCGGCGGGCACGGCGGACTACGCGACTTTCCTCGCGCTGGGAACCGCCACCTGGATGATCCTCAACTGGTCACTGTGGGTCCTGGGGATGTCGCTGCGGCAGGAACAGTGGCGCGGCACGCTGGAAGCGGTCTGGGCGACACCCGCCCCCATATCGCTGGTCATGCTGGGCTGGGCGGTCGCGTCGTCCGCGGGATCGCTCGTCGGATTCGCGGTGACGTTCTTGCAGTTCGACCTGTTGCTGGGCGCTTCGTGGCGCGGCAACGCCCTTGGGGTCGCCGTCGTCCTGGCGGCGTCCATGCCGGCGCTGTACGGCTTCGGCGTGTTGTTCGCATCGTTGGTGCTGTGGGCGAAGGAGGCGCAGGCCGCGGTGTTCTTCGTCCGTGGCGTGTTCACGATCTGCGCGGGGATCACTTACCCGCTGTCCATGCTCCCCCAGCAGATGCAGGCCTTCGCGTGGTGGCTGCCAATGACGCACATGGTGGAAGGAGTGCGGCTGGCCGGGCTTCACGGGGCCGCGCTGCCCGAACTGCTGCCGACGGTTGGGGTGCTGCTGGCTTTCGGCGCGGTCTTGGTGGTGCTGGGGCAACGGGCCCTCGCATGGTGCGACCGGCGCGTCAAGACCTTGGGTACCACGGGGGTGTTCTGA
- a CDS encoding ABC transporter permease produces the protein MAWRAVVATAVRSLRAYFRYPFNAVMQLFNFVAWLPPLYFLGRAFMVDGSLPGLAAYAGTDDYAAFLVVGWIAAGFVYAAYWGVGFSLYEEMTTGTLEAVWLAPAPRWAVLVGRSVHMLVVTAVQAGVVLAASWLLGVRFAPDAVRAVWVLLPGLVALYGLGLAVAALVLVAKNPNNLIDMVSYGMNFLSGDRVPVASFPAPLLWLALAMPTTYAFDGIRHALLGTTPLLPFWTELVLLCALALLTAGLGWVAFRAADRRVRVGGTLGHH, from the coding sequence ATGGCATGGCGCGCGGTCGTGGCGACGGCGGTGCGCTCGCTGCGTGCGTACTTCCGCTATCCGTTCAACGCGGTGATGCAGCTGTTCAACTTCGTCGCCTGGCTACCGCCGCTGTACTTCCTCGGACGGGCGTTCATGGTCGACGGCAGCCTCCCGGGGCTGGCCGCCTACGCAGGCACCGACGACTACGCAGCGTTCTTGGTCGTGGGTTGGATCGCCGCGGGGTTCGTCTACGCGGCCTACTGGGGCGTTGGGTTCAGCCTGTACGAGGAGATGACGACGGGGACATTGGAAGCGGTGTGGCTGGCACCGGCGCCGCGGTGGGCCGTGTTGGTGGGGCGGTCGGTGCACATGCTGGTCGTCACCGCTGTGCAGGCAGGCGTCGTGCTCGCGGCATCCTGGCTGCTGGGCGTGCGCTTCGCACCCGACGCTGTGCGCGCGGTATGGGTCCTGCTGCCTGGCCTGGTTGCCCTGTACGGGTTGGGACTCGCCGTCGCCGCCCTCGTCCTGGTGGCCAAGAACCCCAACAACCTGATCGACATGGTCAGTTACGGGATGAACTTCCTGTCCGGGGACCGCGTCCCGGTGGCATCGTTCCCCGCACCGCTGCTGTGGCTCGCACTGGCGATGCCCACCACCTACGCGTTCGACGGGATCCGTCACGCGCTGCTGGGGACGACGCCCCTGCTTCCGTTCTGGACGGAGTTGGTGCTCCTGTGCGCTCTGGCGCTGCTGACCGCCGGGCTCGGGTGGGTGGCGTTTCGGGCCGCCGACCGCCGCGTCCGCGTCGGCGGCACGCTGGGGCATCACTGA
- the folP gene encoding dihydropteroate synthase — protein sequence MSGRPAAAVQWEFVEWPGPSVLRLRDRALDLSRVHVVGILNVTDDSFYAAARHPSPAAAVARAYEIASEGADLIEVGGESARPGPPVDESEELRRVVPLVERIVAEVGLPVVVETVKPVVACEAVAAGAVCINDVSGLRRPEVAEAAASAGAGLVIMHRRGPHKVPAPTVEGDVVAEVCAFLREKAESARAIGVGPDRILIDPGFSFDKTPAQDAELLRRLAEVAGLGYPIYLATSRKNYLRDLLGLPAEQLLEATLAAVALAIERGARVVRAHDVRAVVRVARIVEAVLRTHAAERADVGGDGWT from the coding sequence GTGAGCGGCCGCCCGGCCGCTGCCGTACAATGGGAATTCGTGGAGTGGCCCGGGCCTTCGGTTCTGCGTCTGCGCGATCGTGCCCTGGATCTGTCCCGTGTGCACGTCGTCGGGATCCTCAATGTCACCGACGACTCCTTCTACGCCGCGGCGCGCCACCCCAGCCCCGCAGCGGCTGTGGCGAGAGCGTACGAGATCGCATCGGAGGGCGCCGACCTGATCGAGGTCGGCGGCGAGTCGGCCCGGCCCGGACCCCCGGTCGATGAGAGCGAAGAACTCCGCCGGGTCGTGCCACTCGTCGAGAGGATCGTCGCCGAAGTGGGGCTTCCGGTCGTGGTGGAGACCGTCAAACCGGTTGTGGCGTGCGAGGCGGTGGCGGCCGGTGCGGTCTGCATCAACGACGTCAGCGGGTTGCGGCGGCCCGAGGTGGCGGAGGCCGCGGCGTCCGCGGGCGCCGGGTTGGTCATCATGCACCGCCGCGGCCCCCACAAAGTCCCGGCCCCCACTGTCGAGGGCGACGTCGTGGCGGAGGTTTGCGCCTTCTTGCGGGAGAAAGCGGAGTCCGCGCGGGCGATCGGCGTGGGGCCCGACCGGATCCTGATCGACCCCGGGTTCAGCTTCGACAAGACACCCGCCCAGGATGCCGAACTCTTGCGCCGCCTGGCGGAGGTCGCCGGCCTCGGCTACCCTATCTACCTGGCGACATCCCGCAAGAACTACCTCCGCGACCTACTCGGATTGCCGGCCGAACAGCTTCTGGAAGCCACCCTCGCGGCCGTCGCGCTGGCCATCGAGCGCGGGGCGCGCGTCGTCCGGGCGCATGACGTGCGCGCCGTCGTGCGGGTCGCCCGGATCGTGGAGGCCGTACTCAGAACGCACGCAGCAGAACGTGCCGATGTAGGAGGCGACGGATGGACGTGA
- the folE gene encoding GTP cyclohydrolase I FolE — translation MDVKAATRNDDLSPARLDRARIEAAVREILEAIGEDAQREGLAQTPRRIAEMYEELFAGLHHDPRELLEVGFDDEDHHEMVVVRDIPFYSMCEHHLMPFHGVAHVGYIPRGRILGVSKIARLVEILARRPQVQERLTSQIADFLCVEGLGALGAGVVIEAEHLCMTARGIRKPGSKVVTSATRGVFRDDARTRAEFFSLVGHS, via the coding sequence ATGGACGTGAAGGCCGCGACGAGGAACGACGATCTGAGTCCCGCACGTCTCGACCGTGCCCGCATCGAGGCGGCGGTGCGGGAGATCCTGGAGGCGATCGGCGAGGACGCACAGCGCGAGGGCCTGGCCCAGACGCCGCGGCGGATCGCCGAGATGTACGAGGAACTGTTCGCCGGGCTGCACCACGACCCCCGCGAGCTGCTGGAGGTCGGGTTCGACGACGAGGATCACCACGAGATGGTGGTCGTCAGGGACATCCCCTTCTACAGCATGTGCGAGCATCACCTCATGCCGTTTCACGGCGTGGCGCACGTCGGCTACATCCCGCGGGGCCGGATCCTGGGTGTCAGCAAGATCGCCCGTCTGGTCGAGATCCTGGCGCGCCGACCGCAGGTCCAGGAGCGGCTGACGTCGCAGATCGCCGACTTCCTGTGCGTGGAAGGCTTGGGTGCCCTCGGTGCCGGCGTCGTGATCGAAGCGGAGCATCTGTGCATGACTGCACGCGGCATCCGCAAGCCCGGCAGCAAGGTCGTCACCTCCGCGACGCGCGGAGTGTTTCGCGACGATGCGCGCACGCGCGCGGAGTTCTTCTCCCTGGTTGGTCACAGTTGA
- a CDS encoding iron ABC transporter permease yields the protein MLPEPSRATVLLGSAVLLAISVGAGVAVGSVSVPLPLTVRALLDPASVPPELRTIVADLRAPRVLLAALVGGGLAASGVTYQGLFRNALADPYVIGVSAGAALGAVVAIALGAGGLTVPIAAFASALCTVGLVFQIARRRGVVRMEHLLLAGLAVGAFFAALLSVVLILASGSLQQSLAWLMGGFGGRGWRHVGIATPFVVFGYVLAQLRTRELDLLLLSEDEARSMGVHVSRTRGVLIAAATLMTAASAAVAGLIGFVGLIVPHLVRRLTGPDHRVLLPASALCGGSLVVLADLAARTVAPPIEIPVGAVTALLGVPFFLWLLFRGEARAAGGGQEPDTNDPPRRPWTAG from the coding sequence ATGCTTCCGGAGCCGTCGCGCGCGACCGTTCTCCTAGGCAGCGCGGTGCTGCTCGCCATCAGTGTGGGAGCCGGCGTGGCGGTCGGCTCGGTCTCGGTGCCGCTGCCATTGACGGTCCGGGCCCTGCTGGACCCGGCGTCCGTCCCGCCGGAGTTGCGGACGATCGTCGCGGACCTGCGCGCGCCGCGCGTGCTGCTGGCGGCCCTCGTCGGCGGGGGATTGGCGGCGTCGGGCGTGACCTACCAGGGATTGTTCCGCAACGCGCTGGCCGATCCGTACGTGATCGGTGTTTCCGCGGGCGCCGCCCTGGGCGCGGTGGTCGCCATTGCCCTCGGAGCGGGAGGGCTCACGGTGCCGATCGCCGCGTTCGCGAGCGCGCTGTGCACCGTGGGGTTGGTGTTCCAGATCGCACGGCGCCGGGGGGTGGTGCGCATGGAACACCTGCTGCTGGCCGGCCTAGCCGTCGGCGCGTTCTTCGCCGCACTGCTGTCGGTCGTGCTGATCCTGGCATCCGGATCGCTGCAGCAATCGCTCGCGTGGCTGATGGGCGGGTTCGGTGGCCGCGGATGGCGTCACGTGGGGATCGCCACGCCGTTCGTCGTCTTCGGGTACGTGCTGGCCCAGCTGCGCACGCGGGAACTCGACCTGCTCTTGCTTTCGGAGGATGAAGCGCGGTCGATGGGTGTGCACGTCTCGCGGACGCGGGGGGTGCTGATCGCCGCGGCGACCCTGATGACCGCGGCCTCCGCGGCCGTCGCCGGCCTGATCGGTTTCGTGGGTCTGATCGTGCCGCACCTGGTGCGGCGCCTGACCGGCCCGGACCACAGAGTCTTGCTTCCGGCGTCGGCGCTGTGCGGGGGATCGCTGGTGGTGCTGGCCGACCTCGCCGCGCGCACGGTCGCTCCGCCCATCGAGATCCCCGTGGGGGCGGTGACGGCGCTGCTGGGCGTGCCGTTCTTCCTGTGGCTGCTGTTCCGAGGGGAAGCGCGGGCGGCGGGCGGAGGCCAGGAGCCCGACACGAACGATCCGCCCCGTCGGCCCTGGACCGCCGGCTGA
- a CDS encoding sugar ABC transporter permease, protein MRSAAVGVRSVADALARGGRWARRERVLGPALILPAFLYVALLVGLPFLYALYLSMSDATTGNPYGSFIGLRNFVEVVETPVFQNAVRNTFVFTISAQLATVVLANVLARALNASFRGKGLVLFLILLPWVAPVSLATIGWLWILHARFSVIDWVLWQLSLLPHDTNMFWLGKPNLAMLSVVTVHVWRLLPFATVVLLAGLTSLPRDLLDQAEVDGAGFWRRLFQVELPLLLPITSVVVLFGTIFTFTDMAVVYVLTRGGPFDTTQVLSSLAFFKGIVGGNLSVGAAISLFLFPVLFIVAILVLRIARSAEVT, encoded by the coding sequence ATGAGATCGGCGGCGGTCGGGGTGCGCTCCGTGGCCGATGCACTGGCCCGAGGCGGGCGCTGGGCGCGGCGGGAGCGGGTCCTAGGGCCGGCGCTGATCCTGCCAGCCTTCCTGTACGTCGCCCTCCTCGTTGGACTGCCCTTCCTGTATGCCCTCTACCTCAGCATGAGCGACGCCACGACAGGGAATCCCTACGGGTCTTTCATCGGGTTGAGGAACTTCGTCGAGGTCGTCGAGACGCCGGTGTTCCAAAACGCCGTCAGGAACACGTTCGTCTTCACGATCTCCGCCCAGTTGGCAACCGTCGTGCTCGCCAATGTCCTGGCGCGGGCCCTCAACGCGAGCTTCCGCGGCAAGGGGCTGGTCCTGTTCCTGATCCTCCTCCCATGGGTCGCACCCGTCTCGCTCGCTACGATCGGTTGGCTGTGGATCCTGCACGCACGGTTCAGCGTCATCGACTGGGTCCTGTGGCAGCTGAGCCTGCTGCCCCACGACACGAACATGTTCTGGCTGGGCAAGCCCAACCTCGCGATGCTGTCGGTCGTCACGGTGCACGTCTGGCGGTTGTTGCCGTTCGCCACCGTCGTGCTTCTCGCGGGCCTGACCTCGCTGCCCAGGGACCTGCTCGACCAGGCCGAGGTGGACGGCGCCGGATTCTGGCGCCGATTGTTCCAGGTGGAATTGCCTCTGCTGCTGCCGATCACCAGCGTCGTCGTGCTGTTCGGCACGATCTTCACCTTCACCGACATGGCGGTCGTGTACGTCCTCACACGCGGCGGCCCGTTCGACACCACCCAGGTGCTGTCGAGCCTCGCGTTCTTCAAAGGGATCGTGGGCGGCAACCTCAGCGTCGGGGCGGCGATTTCCCTGTTCCTGTTCCCGGTCCTGTTCATCGTCGCGATCCTGGTCCTCCGGATCGCCCGCAGCGCGGAGGTGACCTGA
- a CDS encoding carbohydrate ABC transporter permease yields the protein MFRRWRRRARSVGRTAILGLFSVFAAFPFAWMLITAFKRNSDLYNPANNPFWFNEPPTLEHLHYVFTKTMYANWITNTAIIGVAVVVITLLLALPAGYSLSRFLGAHGTRLGIAMFLVYLVPPTLLFIPLARVVSDLGIHNTVWSLIVVYPTITVPFSTWLLMGFFKSIPRELEEQALVDGYGRLGSFLRITLPLAVPGIVAVVIFSFTISAQEFVYALTFVTNTAQKTVSVGVPADMVRGDIFDWGPLMASAFLASVPVAVLYYFVLDKFVSGFTTAGAIR from the coding sequence ATGTTCCGTCGTTGGCGGCGGCGGGCGCGGTCGGTGGGGCGGACGGCGATCCTCGGGCTCTTCTCGGTCTTCGCGGCGTTCCCGTTCGCGTGGATGCTCATCACGGCGTTCAAGCGCAACTCGGATCTGTACAACCCGGCGAACAACCCGTTCTGGTTCAACGAACCCCCCACGCTCGAGCACCTGCACTACGTCTTCACGAAGACGATGTACGCGAACTGGATCACCAACACCGCGATCATCGGGGTCGCCGTCGTGGTGATCACCCTGCTGCTGGCCCTGCCCGCCGGGTACAGCCTGTCCCGGTTCCTCGGCGCACACGGCACGCGGCTGGGGATCGCGATGTTCCTCGTTTACTTGGTGCCCCCGACGCTGCTGTTCATCCCGCTGGCGCGCGTAGTCAGTGACCTGGGCATCCACAATACGGTGTGGTCGCTCATCGTCGTCTACCCAACGATCACCGTGCCATTCTCCACCTGGTTGCTCATGGGTTTCTTCAAGTCCATTCCGCGCGAGCTGGAAGAACAGGCGCTGGTGGACGGCTACGGTCGACTGGGGTCGTTCCTACGGATCACCCTGCCGCTGGCAGTGCCCGGGATCGTCGCGGTGGTGATCTTCAGCTTCACGATCTCCGCGCAGGAGTTCGTGTACGCGCTGACGTTCGTTACGAACACGGCGCAGAAGACGGTCAGCGTCGGCGTCCCGGCGGACATGGTCCGTGGGGACATCTTCGATTGGGGGCCGCTGATGGCGTCGGCCTTTCTGGCCAGCGTGCCGGTGGCGGTCCTGTACTACTTCGTGCTGGACAAATTCGTCTCGGGATTCACGACCGCGGGCGCAATTCGCTAA